The following DNA comes from Streptomyces globosus.
TGGCTCGCCGCCCTTCCGCTCCTCGTCTTCACCGCCCTGTGCTTCGGCATCCCGCTCGGCGCGCTGGTCTTCGGCGCGGTCACCCGTACCGACTCCCGGTCGGGCGCCACCTCCCTGACCGGCGAGCACCTGGCGCGCTCTCTCCAGGGCCCCTACCTGGGCTCCCTCATCGGCAGCGTCCAACTGTCCGCGCTCACCGCGCTCATCGGCGCAGTCCTGGGCGTTCTGATCGCGCAGGCCGTCGTCACCTCCCGGTCCCAGGGCCTGCGCAACGCGGCCCTGACCGCCTCGGGCGTGCTCGCCAACTTCGGCGGCGTTCCCCTGGCCTTCGCGTTCATCGCCACGCTCGGCATCTCCGGGGTCGTCACCCGGCTCGCCGATCTCGGCAGCCTGGGCTGGGACCTGTACTCCTTCACCGGTCTGGCCGTGGTCTACCTGTACTTCCTGATCCCGCTCATGGTCCTGGCCACCGTGCCCGCACTGGACGGGCTGCGCCCCCAGTGGCGGGAGGCGGCCCAGAACGCGGGCGCCACTGCCTGGCAGTTCTGGCGACACGTCGGCCTGCCCGTGCTCGCCCCCTCCCTGCTCGGAGGTTTCGTACTCCTCTTCGGTACGGCCTTCGCCGCGCACGCCACCGCCGCCGCGCTGGTCGGCGGCTCGGTGCCCCTGGTCACCCTGAAGATCGCGGACGCGCTGTCCGGGAACGTGCTCACCGGCCAGGAGAACGTGGCGCTCGCCCTCGGCCTCGACATGATCCTGATCGCCGGCCTGGTCATGGCGGTCTACCTGCCCCTCCAGCGACGGAGCGCCCGATGGCTGCGATGACCCCCACCGCCCAGGAGACCGCCGCCGTCGAGGCGACGAGCCCGGCACCGGACGTGACCCGGGCGCGCCACCGGCGGCCACGTGTCTGGCGCGGCCTCGTCCTCGGCCTGGCCGGCGCGTACTTCCTCGTCCCGCTCGTCGCCTCGTTCGCCTTCACCGTGCACGTCCCGGGCCGGGGCATCTCCTTCGACGCGTACACCCGGCTGCTGTCGGCCGAAGGCTTCACCGAGAGCCTGCTGCTCTCGCTGGGGCTCGCCGCCGCCACCATCGCGCTGTCGCTGACCCTCGCCGTGCCCGCCCTGATCGCCGTACGGCTCGGCTCGCCCAGGCTCCGTCCGGTGATCGAGGTGATGTGCATGCTGCCCCTGGTCGTACCGCCGATCGCCCTGGTCACCGGCATCGCCACGGTGCTGCGCTGGGGGCCGGAGCACCTGTCGCGCACCCCGCTCTACCAGACGTTCATAGCGGTCCAGAACGAGAAGTTCCCCGTCGTCCTGGTCCTGGCCTACGCCGTACTCGCGCTGCCCTTCGTCTTCCGCTCCCTGGACGCGGGCCTGCGCGCCATCGACGTGCCGACCCTCGTGGAGGCCGCCCGCAGTTGCGGCGCGTCCTGGCCCCACACCGTCCTCCGCGTGCTGGTGCCGAACCTGCGGTCATCGCTCGCCGGCGCCGCCTTCCTCACGCTGGCACTGGTCCTGGGAGAGTTCACCATCGCCTCTCTTCTCGGCTTCCGGCCCTTCGCGGTGTGGATCGTCTCGATCTCCGGGGCCCACGCCCGCATGTCCGTGGCCGTCTCCGTCCTCAGCCTCGTCATCACCTGGGCGCTGCTGCTGCTCCTCTCCCGCACCGGAACGGCCTCAGCCGCGTCGGCGCCCTCCCGTAAGGAGTCCTGATCCCATGTCCTCAGCAACCGCGGAGCGGACCCGGCCGGCCGCCGCCACCGGAGCGCGGGTCGAGTTCAGGTCCCTGCGGCGGGCCTTCGGCCCGACCACCGCCCTGGACGGCCTCGACCTGACCGCCGAGCCCGGCGAACTCCTCGCCCTGCTGGGCCCCTCGGGCTGCGGCAAGACCACCGCACTGCGCATGGTCGCCGGCTTCGAACAGCCCGATTCCGGCGAAGTCCTCGTCGACGGCGAGGACATCACCCGGGTCCCGGCCAACCGGCGTGACGCCGGGATGGTCTTCCAGTCGTACAGCCTCTTCCCCAACCTCACCGTCCGCGACAACGTCTCCTTCGGCATGCGCGTACGCAAGGTGCCGGCCGCCCGCAGGCAGGCGCGCGCCGCCGAGCTCCTCGAACTCGTCGGACTGCCCCGGCACGGCGACCGCTACCCCCACCAGCTCTCCGGCGGACAGCAGCAGCGCGTCGCCCTCGCCCGCGCGCTGGCCCTGGAGCCGCGCGTCCTGCTGCTGGACGAACCGCTCTCCGCGCTGGACGCGAAGGTACGGCTGAGCCTGCGCGAGGAGATCCGCCGTCTCCAGCTCTCGCTCGGCATCACCACCGTCTTCGTCACCCACGACCAGGAGGAGGCCCTGTCCATGGCCGACCGGGTCGCCGTCCTCAACGCCGGGCGGCTGGAGCAGTGCGCAGCCCCCGCGGAGCTGTACGCGCGGCCCGCCACCGCCTTCGTGGCCGAGTTCGTCGGCACGATGAACCGCCTCCCGGGGCGCCTGGCAGACGGCGGCCTCGTCGTGGTGGCCGGACAGCGGCTGCCCGTGGACGGCGTCGTTCCGGACGGGCCCGACGTCGACGTACTGGTACGCCCGGAGAACGTGACGGCGGAGGCGGATGCGGAGGGGGCGGCCACGGTCGTCTCCTCTTCCTTCTTCGGCGCCGTCACGCGGGTGCACCTCGACCTCCCGGGAGGCGGCACCGTCAAGGCCGACCTGTCCTCGCGGGATGCGGCAGACCTCGTTCCCGGCGCCCGCGCCTCCCTCCGCCTCGCCCCGCAGCCGGTCCTCGTCGTGCCCGGGGCCGCCGCATGAACGGCCTGGCCGCCGTCCTGTTCGACATGGACGGCACCCTCGTGGACACCGAACGGCTCTGGTGGCAGGTGACCGAGGACGTCGCGGCCGGACTCGGCCACCGCCTCACCGGGGCCGATGCCCACGAGGTCGTCGGCCGGGCCGTCGCCGACACCGCCGCCCACCTCGTGCGGATCACAGGCGGGGGCGATCCGCAACACGTCGCGGCGATCCTCGGCGGCGAGTTCCTCCGCCGCGTCGAGGCGGGGGCGCCGCTCCGCCCGGGGGCCCGGCGGCTGCTGGGGGAGCTGGAGCAGGAGGGCGTCCCGTTCGCCCTGGTGAGCGCTTCCCCGAGGGCCGTGGTCGACTCGGTGGCGTGCGGGGCACTGGGGCGCGTTCCGTTCGCCTTCACCCTCTCCGCCGACGACACCGTACGGACCAAGCCCCACCCCGACCCCTACCAGGCTGCGGCCGAACGCCTCGGTGTTCCGGTCGAGGCATGCGTCGCGGTCGAGGACTCCCCGGACGGTGCCGCCTCGGCCGACGCCGCCGGCTGCGCGGTCCTCGTGGTGCCGTCGGTACTTCCCGTACCACCGTCGCCCAGGCGCGTCTTCGCCGAAAGCCTCGAACGGGTCGACACGGCCGCCCTGCGGCGCTGCCTGGAACCCGGCCGGAACCACGGCTGACGACGGATCACGCGAGCCTCGTGCTGTGACCCGGGGAACCTTCCCGGCCACAGCACCAGCCTGCTCCGCCTCCTCACGGAGGCGGAGCAGACGGCTTCGATCAGGGGTCGCCGCCGGTCAGGGAACAGCGTCCCACAGGAGCGCACTGGCGGCCCGAGTGCCGGCTGAGTCGGCGTTCACGCGGCCGGCTCCGGGGCGATCTCGGCGATCAGGCTCTCGACGAGCTTCTTGATCTCGTCGCGGATGGGACGGACGGCCTCGACGCCCTGGCCGGCCGGGTCCTCCAGCTTCCAGTCCAGGTAGCGCTTGCCTGGGAAGACGGGGCACGTGTCGCCGCAGCCCATGGTGATGCACACGTCGGACGCCTTGACCGCGTCGACGGTGAGGATCTTCGGGGTCTCGGCGGACATGTCGATGCCCACCTCGCGCATGGCCTCGACCGCGGCGGGGTTGACCGAGTCGGCCGGGGCGGATCCGGCGGAGCGGACCTCGACACGGTCCCCGGCCAGGTGGGTCAGCCACGCGGCGGCCATCTGGGAACGGCCGGCATTGTGGACGCAGACGAACAGCACGGAGGGCTTGGACACGGCAGGTCTCTTCTCAAGCAGGACGGGCGCGCCAGAGCATGCATCAGCACCCGGTGGTGTCATCCACCACTGATGTGAGAGTATCAGCCCATGATGACGTCAGTCGATACTGATTTGATCCGGGTTCTGGCCGACCCCCTCAGGCTCCGGATCGTGACCCTCCTCGCCGGGGAGACGCTCTGCACCACCCACCTCGTGGAGGAGACGGGAGCGAAGCAGACCAACCTCTCCAACCACCTGAAGGTGCTGCGTGAGGCGGGTGTCGTGGAGACGGAGCCGTGCGGGAGGTACACGTACTACCGTCTGCGCCCGGAGGCCATCGAAGCCCTCGCCGGTCGGTTCGCCGAACTGGCCGAGGCCGCGCGTGCGACCGCCGAGGCGAACCTCAAGCGGTCCTGTCCCTGACCCGTCTGCCTCACCTGCCCGAGGAGATCCCGTCTTGACCACCACTGAGCCCGTCGGGGCTGCCGTCCCCGCGGCGGAGTCCGCCGCAGCCGCCGCCGGCGTGCCCCGGCCCGCGCCGGGCGCGACCCCGGCGCGTACCCCGCTGGTCGCCCGCGCCGCCGCCGAGCTGGTCGGCACCGCCGCCCTGGTCGCCGTCGTGGTCGGCTCCGGCATCCAGGCCACCGGACTCACCGACGATGTCGCCCTGCAGCTGCTGGCCAACTCCACCGCCACCGTCTTCGGGCTCGGGGTGCTGATCGCGCTGCTCGGGCCGGTCTCCGGTGCGCATTTCAACCCGGCCGTCACGCTGGCCGAGTGGTGGAGTGCCCGCCGCGGCGGCGCCGGTGTGAACGCCCGCGAGGTGGCCGTGTACGTGCCGTCCCAGATCGCCGGTGCCATCGGGGGTGCGGTCCTGGCGGATGCGATGTTCGGGCAGCCGCTGGTGAAGTGGTCCACCCGCGAGCGCTCCGACGCCAACCTGCTGCTGGGCGAGGTCGTCGCGACCGCCGGCCTGATCCTGCTGGTCTTCGGCCTGGCCAGGACGGACCGGCTGCGGTTCGCGCCCGTCGCGGTGGCCTCGTACATCGGCGCGGCGTACTGGTTCACCTCCTCGACGTCCTTCGCGAACCCGGCCGTGACCGTCGGCCGGGCCTTCACCGACACCTTCGCCGGCATCGCGCCCTCCTCGGTGCCGGGCTTCATCGGCATGCAGCTGATCGGCGCCGCGGTGGGCCTGGCGCTCGTGGCGGTCATCTTCATGCAGGGCAGGACCGCACAGGGGCAGCCCGCAGCATGACGCACCGCACGGACGCGGTGCGGCAGACGCGGCCATCCGGTGTACCCGGAACGCCGCCCGCCGGGGCCGGGGCCCGGCCGTCACCAGGAGTCGTCGGTCCGGTCCTGCCGTTCCAGCAGGGCCTTGAGCCGTGCCAGGTCCCTGCTCTGGGCGCGCCGCATGGCTGCCGCCGTCAACCGGGCGCCGAGCGCGGCGAAGCCGATCGGCTCGCCGCGGTTCCGCAGGGTCATGCGGGTGTGGTCACCGGTTTGGCCGTACGGCTCCCACTCGTACGTCGTCTCCATGGGGAAGGGGCCCTGGCTCGTCCGCATCACCAGCCGTCGCCCCGGCTCGTACGCGCTGATCTCGTACGTGTAGGCCAGGCGTCGGCCGAGGAAGCGGGCGACGAACGCCATCCGGGACCCCACCCCCATGGGCGGAGGCGTCTGCCACTCGACTGACGAGATGTTCACGTACCACTCCGGCGCGTGCGCGGGGTCGGCTGCATAGGCGGCGACCCGCTCGCACGGGACGGCGATCACGGTCTCGGTCCGTACGTCGACCTTCATCGGGATCCTCAGAGGGGGAAGAGAAGAAGGGTCAGTGAAGCTCTCCACGAGCATTCGCGTGCCTTGATGTCCTTGATCGGCGCGTTGGCCGAGCGGTTGATCACGATGGCCGCTCGGGCCTCGCCATCGCCGCCACCATCCGCTCCAGGCGGGCCAGACGGGTCTTCTCGGTGCGAGCGGTGACCAGGCGGAGATACAGGGCGAACTGGTCGGACTTGCTGAGCGTCTCGTAGAACGCCTGCGCGGCCGGGTTCGCGTCGAGCGCCTCGATGAGATCCGGCGGTGCGGTGGCATTCTTCTGCGAGGCGTATGCCCGCTCCCAGCGGCCGTCTGCCCGCGCCGCCTCGATCTCGGCGAGGCCGCGGGGGCGCATCCGGCCTGCCGCGATCAGTGCCTCGGCCTTGCCGACGTTCACCTGTGACCAGGCGGAGCGGGGGCTGCGGGGTGTCGTGCGCTGCAGGAAGTACGTGTCGTCAAAGCCGCGCCGCAGACCGTCGATCCAGCCGAAGCAGAGCACCGTGTCGACCATCTCTTCCCAGGTGAGGGACGGGATGCCGGTGTGCTTCTTGGCGATCTTCACCCAGAGTGCGGTCCGTTCCCCGTGATGCGTGTCGAGCCAGGCCTCAAGCTCGGCCGGGCTCGCGGGGACAAGGATCTCGACGCCGTCCTCGTGTCTCTGCATAAACCGCAGACTAGGGGCCGCATAGGACAGATCCTGACCTACTCGACGCACCGCTCGGGTGACCTGCTCAGGCGACCTGACCGGCTCACTGCTTGGCGGGCTTCGCCCTGCTGCCACAGGCCCGGCGGCCGGCGTCGAGCAGGCTGACGCAGGTTGCGGTACAGGTGCGGGGGCCGTGGTAGGGCAGGTCGGCGACCACCTTGGCCAGCGGTTCACCCTCAGCACGCAGCAGTTCACGATCCGGTGGCACGTGCCGGGAACGGAACGCGCCAGAGGTCGAAGAACAAGCCCGGAGGGCGTGGCGGAACCCGGGCGGCGCGAGTTCGTGCGCGACCGCATGCCCTCAGTCGGCCCCGGTCAGGGCTGCGGTGGGGAGCCGGTGCCGCGGGTGAGGCGGTGCAGGCGGAGTGCCAGGTGGATTTCCAGCGCACTGTCGGGGTTGTTCCAGTCGGGGCCGAGGAGTTGGGCGACGCGGTCGAGGCGCTGGACGACCGTGTTCACGTGGACGTGGAGGGCGTCCTTGGCGCGCGAGAGGCTGGCTCCCTGGCCGTAGTAGGCATCCAGGGTGCGCAGCAGGTCGGTGCCCCGTTCGGCGTCGTAGGCGAGGACGGGGCCGAGGACACGCTCCACGTACGCGCCGATGTCGGCCCGGTCGCCCAGCAGGACGCCGACGAAGCCCAGCTCCGCGGTGTCGGCTCCTTCGCCGGTGCGGTCGAGCGCGTGCAGGGCCCCGAGGCAGCGCACCGCCTCCCCGTACAGGCGGGCGTGGTGTTCCGGCCCGCTCCCGGGCCCGGCGGCGCCCGCGGTGACGGGGACGCCGAGGACGCGGGTGAGATCGGCGGCGAGGGTGCGGGCGAGGGCTCCGGGCCGGTCGGAGGGCGCGAGCAGGACGACGTGGCCGTGCCGGGTGCCCGCGAGGCCGCCGAGTCCGCGGGCGGTGCGGGCGGTCTCCGCGGCGAGCCGGGGGCGCAGGGCCGGTTCGCAGTCGAGGGCGGCGACGGCATGGGGCCGGGCGAGGTCGACGCCGAGACGCCGCGCCCGCAGGGTGAGGCTGCCGCCGTCCCGGTGGGCGGATGCGCCGGGGCCCGCGAGGAGGTCGTCGAGGAGTTCGCCCCGGACGCGGTCCTCGGCCTCGGCGACGGACCGGCGCATCAGCAGCAGCATCGCGGTGACCAGCGCCGCGCGTTCGAACAGGCGGCGGTCGGCCTCCGGGAGGCCGGTGAGTCCGGTGAGGACGATGCTTCCCAGCGGCTCGGATCCTGCGAGGACGGCGCAGGTCCAGACGCCGTCGGAGTGGACCGCACGGCCTTCGGCGCGGGAGGCGGCGAGACTGTCGGGGGAGGGGGTGAACGGTTCGGTTC
Coding sequences within:
- a CDS encoding ABC transporter permease, which encodes MSAPAPTPHTTGTAGGSTTRRRRRGPRTWLAALPLLVFTALCFGIPLGALVFGAVTRTDSRSGATSLTGEHLARSLQGPYLGSLIGSVQLSALTALIGAVLGVLIAQAVVTSRSQGLRNAALTASGVLANFGGVPLAFAFIATLGISGVVTRLADLGSLGWDLYSFTGLAVVYLYFLIPLMVLATVPALDGLRPQWREAAQNAGATAWQFWRHVGLPVLAPSLLGGFVLLFGTAFAAHATAAALVGGSVPLVTLKIADALSGNVLTGQENVALALGLDMILIAGLVMAVYLPLQRRSARWLR
- a CDS encoding ABC transporter permease, giving the protein MAAMTPTAQETAAVEATSPAPDVTRARHRRPRVWRGLVLGLAGAYFLVPLVASFAFTVHVPGRGISFDAYTRLLSAEGFTESLLLSLGLAAATIALSLTLAVPALIAVRLGSPRLRPVIEVMCMLPLVVPPIALVTGIATVLRWGPEHLSRTPLYQTFIAVQNEKFPVVLVLAYAVLALPFVFRSLDAGLRAIDVPTLVEAARSCGASWPHTVLRVLVPNLRSSLAGAAFLTLALVLGEFTIASLLGFRPFAVWIVSISGAHARMSVAVSVLSLVITWALLLLLSRTGTASAASAPSRKES
- a CDS encoding ABC transporter ATP-binding protein; this encodes MSSATAERTRPAAATGARVEFRSLRRAFGPTTALDGLDLTAEPGELLALLGPSGCGKTTALRMVAGFEQPDSGEVLVDGEDITRVPANRRDAGMVFQSYSLFPNLTVRDNVSFGMRVRKVPAARRQARAAELLELVGLPRHGDRYPHQLSGGQQQRVALARALALEPRVLLLDEPLSALDAKVRLSLREEIRRLQLSLGITTVFVTHDQEEALSMADRVAVLNAGRLEQCAAPAELYARPATAFVAEFVGTMNRLPGRLADGGLVVVAGQRLPVDGVVPDGPDVDVLVRPENVTAEADAEGAATVVSSSFFGAVTRVHLDLPGGGTVKADLSSRDAADLVPGARASLRLAPQPVLVVPGAAA
- a CDS encoding HAD family hydrolase; translated protein: MNGLAAVLFDMDGTLVDTERLWWQVTEDVAAGLGHRLTGADAHEVVGRAVADTAAHLVRITGGGDPQHVAAILGGEFLRRVEAGAPLRPGARRLLGELEQEGVPFALVSASPRAVVDSVACGALGRVPFAFTLSADDTVRTKPHPDPYQAAAERLGVPVEACVAVEDSPDGAASADAAGCAVLVVPSVLPVPPSPRRVFAESLERVDTAALRRCLEPGRNHG
- a CDS encoding arsenate reductase ArsC; translation: MSKPSVLFVCVHNAGRSQMAAAWLTHLAGDRVEVRSAGSAPADSVNPAAVEAMREVGIDMSAETPKILTVDAVKASDVCITMGCGDTCPVFPGKRYLDWKLEDPAGQGVEAVRPIRDEIKKLVESLIAEIAPEPAA
- a CDS encoding ArsR/SmtB family transcription factor, coding for MMTSVDTDLIRVLADPLRLRIVTLLAGETLCTTHLVEETGAKQTNLSNHLKVLREAGVVETEPCGRYTYYRLRPEAIEALAGRFAELAEAARATAEANLKRSCP
- a CDS encoding aquaporin, encoding MTTTEPVGAAVPAAESAAAAAGVPRPAPGATPARTPLVARAAAELVGTAALVAVVVGSGIQATGLTDDVALQLLANSTATVFGLGVLIALLGPVSGAHFNPAVTLAEWWSARRGGAGVNAREVAVYVPSQIAGAIGGAVLADAMFGQPLVKWSTRERSDANLLLGEVVATAGLILLVFGLARTDRLRFAPVAVASYIGAAYWFTSSTSFANPAVTVGRAFTDTFAGIAPSSVPGFIGMQLIGAAVGLALVAVIFMQGRTAQGQPAA
- a CDS encoding SRPBCC family protein; translation: MKVDVRTETVIAVPCERVAAYAADPAHAPEWYVNISSVEWQTPPPMGVGSRMAFVARFLGRRLAYTYEISAYEPGRRLVMRTSQGPFPMETTYEWEPYGQTGDHTRMTLRNRGEPIGFAALGARLTAAAMRRAQSRDLARLKALLERQDRTDDSW
- a CDS encoding YdeI/OmpD-associated family protein, with the protein product MQRHEDGVEILVPASPAELEAWLDTHHGERTALWVKIAKKHTGIPSLTWEEMVDTVLCFGWIDGLRRGFDDTYFLQRTTPRSPRSAWSQVNVGKAEALIAAGRMRPRGLAEIEAARADGRWERAYASQKNATAPPDLIEALDANPAAQAFYETLSKSDQFALYLRLVTARTEKTRLARLERMVAAMARPERPS
- a CDS encoding helix-turn-helix domain-containing protein, with protein sequence MTAGRRGDTPVPASARAARRMLDLLAADAPTEELAAQPARLRAEAAGPAEDAWIEETAEVALSVRRVLDQHRRREAELAALFDTAGDLAALRDLDAVLRAIVRRARTLLGADVAYLTLHDPAAHDTFMRVTDGSVSAAFQQLRLGMGEGLGGLVAQTARPYASIDYRTDQRFRHTETIDDGVAEEGLRGILGVPLRLGEEIIGVLFAADRTPREFTPDAMALLASLADHAAVAIDSARLLEETRNTLVRLEAANATARAHSETLHQASDAHDRLSRLVLRGAGIDEVAAEIAALLGGGVAVHDTDGSELARAGTEPFTPSPDSLAASRAEGRAVHSDGVWTCAVLAGSEPLGSIVLTGLTGLPEADRRLFERAALVTAMLLLMRRSVAEAEDRVRGELLDDLLAGPGASAHRDGGSLTLRARRLGVDLARPHAVAALDCEPALRPRLAAETARTARGLGGLAGTRHGHVVLLAPSDRPGALARTLAADLTRVLGVPVTAGAAGPGSGPEHHARLYGEAVRCLGALHALDRTGEGADTAELGFVGVLLGDRADIGAYVERVLGPVLAYDAERGTDLLRTLDAYYGQGASLSRAKDALHVHVNTVVQRLDRVAQLLGPDWNNPDSALEIHLALRLHRLTRGTGSPPQP